A window of Tautonia plasticadhaerens contains these coding sequences:
- a CDS encoding GbsR/MarR family transcriptional regulator, which yields MELTPAGLKFVLHWGEMGQAWGINRTMAQVHALLFISPEAIDAATISTLLGVSRSNVSTSLRELITWGVVRRVHVIGCRCDRFEALKDVFETFRVIMAERKRREMDPTIALLEHCVGEAEAAGPGEAYTREQLEKMLDFTRMVTVFYSHIDRLPTPALQALFRGGSTLARVFGGPGTPRRPDPSREAETVPPEAEIPGPGTDRV from the coding sequence GTGGAACTGACGCCGGCTGGGTTGAAATTCGTGCTGCATTGGGGCGAGATGGGCCAGGCGTGGGGGATCAACCGCACGATGGCCCAGGTCCATGCCCTGCTGTTCATCTCCCCCGAGGCGATCGACGCCGCGACGATCAGCACGCTGCTGGGCGTGAGCCGATCGAACGTCTCGACGAGCCTCCGGGAGCTGATCACCTGGGGGGTGGTGCGCCGGGTCCACGTCATCGGCTGTCGCTGCGACCGATTCGAAGCCCTGAAGGACGTCTTCGAGACGTTCCGGGTGATCATGGCGGAGCGGAAGCGTCGGGAGATGGACCCCACGATCGCCTTGCTGGAACACTGCGTCGGGGAGGCCGAGGCGGCCGGCCCGGGCGAGGCCTACACCCGTGAGCAGCTCGAGAAGATGCTCGACTTCACCCGGATGGTGACCGTCTTCTACAGCCACATCGACCGGCTCCCGACCCCGGCCCTCCAGGCGTTGTTCCGGGGAGGCTCGACGCTGGCCCGGGTCTTCGGAGGCCCGGGCACGCCCCGTCGCCCCGATCCGTCCCGAGAGGCGGAGACGGTCCCCCCGGAGGCCGAGATCCCGGGGCCCGGGACGGACCGCGTCTAG
- a CDS encoding ABC transporter substrate-binding protein, with amino-acid sequence MHPLRLAPRPLAAGLVALVVVISIAGGGLDASQLPDVPIPTDRDLLRDPPFDRLTLIDGTVLFVDPVSPRPLPDKEAIRAAEAKEDPPFERVGGLLVSKAPDLKRDPSENAIVIRTQDEEPKDYYVKITSIQRADYFEDILLSDALRRANSSDFDRAFELVLAVQTRDADWRGLRETADRIALLEGRDALTKGRVDEGLRLLGELYKRSPEYPGLPKLLAEGYSGRIKSAFDQGAFATGRRVLSELRSLAPESPEAAQMEQRFITRARRLAEQADDLTGPDRVERLAQALRIWSDDEEIARQYEEAFRQAPVLDVAVIDVSRRPGPFVECPADGRVIRLLYLPILADTTEAATLGDRPDQLAAELTSGDIGRRLNLRIKEGFSWNDDSRAIGAADVARALADRALPSTIGFDARWADLLSRVTILGEREVEVTLRRAPLDPAGWLLIPVGPAHAGRDGLVWTPDGPRPIGSGPFVLGPLTPRTARLDRAEVSSSGTIPIARVEERRFSPEADPVAALLRGEVSLLESVPLARLEELGRDPEIRVGRYRSPRMHWIAIDGRNAVLRNRSLRRGLSFAVDRVELLQERVLRRPLETSTVPSDGPFPVGSFADASDVAPLGHDPLLAKMLVRAAKQEMELDEIELTLAYPAIPAARAVVPGLVEAFAEAGVKVTPAERPQSDLEGELRRGGRFDLAYRAAPVDDPIRDAGPVLCPGYLAPTSSDGLGAIASPRILQLLLGLEQVQDLPTARDQVIALDREARDELPILPLWQLQEHYAWRTRLTGPAEEADALYEGIESWTIEPWFEPDER; translated from the coding sequence ATGCACCCCCTCCGACTCGCCCCCCGTCCGCTGGCGGCCGGCCTGGTCGCACTCGTCGTCGTCATCTCAATCGCGGGCGGCGGCCTGGATGCCTCGCAGCTGCCCGACGTCCCGATCCCCACCGACCGAGACTTGCTCCGGGACCCGCCCTTCGACCGCCTGACCCTGATCGACGGCACGGTCCTCTTCGTCGACCCGGTCAGCCCCCGCCCCCTCCCCGACAAGGAGGCGATCCGGGCCGCGGAGGCGAAAGAGGATCCGCCCTTCGAACGCGTCGGCGGGCTGCTCGTGAGCAAGGCACCCGACCTGAAGCGCGACCCGAGCGAGAACGCGATCGTCATCCGGACCCAGGACGAGGAACCCAAGGACTACTACGTCAAGATCACCTCGATCCAGCGGGCCGACTACTTCGAGGACATCCTCCTCTCCGACGCGCTCCGACGGGCCAATTCCAGCGACTTCGACCGCGCCTTCGAGCTCGTCCTCGCCGTCCAGACGCGCGACGCCGACTGGCGAGGGCTCCGGGAGACGGCGGACCGGATCGCCCTGCTCGAAGGGCGGGACGCCCTGACCAAGGGGCGGGTCGATGAAGGCCTCCGACTGCTCGGTGAGCTCTATAAGAGATCCCCCGAATACCCCGGCCTCCCGAAGCTGCTCGCCGAGGGATACTCGGGCCGGATCAAATCGGCGTTCGACCAGGGGGCGTTCGCGACGGGTCGTCGGGTCCTCTCGGAACTCCGGTCCCTGGCACCGGAGAGCCCCGAAGCCGCCCAGATGGAGCAGCGGTTCATCACCCGGGCCCGACGCCTCGCGGAGCAGGCCGACGACCTGACCGGACCCGACCGGGTCGAGCGGCTGGCCCAGGCGCTCCGCATCTGGTCGGACGACGAGGAGATCGCCCGGCAGTACGAGGAGGCCTTCCGGCAGGCCCCGGTGCTCGACGTGGCCGTGATCGACGTGTCCCGACGACCCGGCCCCTTCGTCGAGTGCCCGGCCGACGGCCGGGTCATCCGGTTGCTCTACCTGCCGATCCTGGCCGACACCACCGAGGCGGCCACGCTCGGCGATCGTCCCGACCAGCTCGCCGCCGAGCTGACGAGCGGCGACATCGGCCGTCGCCTGAACCTCCGGATCAAGGAAGGGTTCTCCTGGAACGACGACTCCCGGGCGATCGGCGCCGCCGACGTGGCCCGGGCCCTCGCCGACCGGGCCTTGCCGAGCACGATCGGCTTCGACGCCCGATGGGCCGACCTCCTCTCCCGGGTCACGATCCTGGGGGAGCGGGAGGTCGAGGTGACGCTGCGGCGGGCCCCCCTGGACCCGGCCGGATGGCTCCTGATCCCGGTCGGCCCGGCCCACGCCGGGCGAGACGGCCTGGTCTGGACCCCGGACGGCCCCCGGCCCATCGGCAGCGGCCCGTTCGTCCTGGGCCCGCTGACCCCGAGGACCGCCCGACTCGACCGCGCCGAAGTCTCGTCCTCGGGCACCATCCCGATCGCCCGGGTCGAGGAGCGACGATTTTCCCCCGAGGCCGACCCGGTCGCCGCGCTGCTCCGGGGGGAGGTGTCCCTGCTGGAGTCGGTCCCCCTCGCCCGGCTCGAAGAACTGGGGCGGGATCCCGAGATTCGGGTCGGGCGCTACCGATCCCCTCGGATGCACTGGATCGCGATCGACGGCCGGAACGCGGTCCTCCGCAATCGATCGCTCCGACGCGGGTTGAGCTTCGCCGTCGACCGCGTCGAGTTGCTTCAAGAGCGGGTGCTCCGCAGGCCCCTGGAGACGTCGACGGTCCCCAGCGACGGTCCGTTCCCCGTCGGGAGCTTCGCCGACGCCTCGGACGTGGCCCCCCTGGGGCACGACCCGCTGCTGGCGAAGATGCTGGTCCGGGCGGCCAAGCAGGAGATGGAACTCGACGAGATCGAGTTGACCCTCGCCTACCCGGCGATCCCGGCCGCCCGGGCGGTCGTCCCGGGCCTGGTGGAGGCGTTCGCCGAAGCGGGGGTGAAAGTCACTCCCGCCGAGCGGCCGCAATCGGACCTGGAAGGCGAACTCCGGCGCGGGGGCCGCTTCGACCTGGCATACCGGGCCGCGCCGGTCGACGACCCGATCCGGGATGCCGGCCCCGTCCTCTGCCCGGGCTACCTCGCGCCGACGAGCAGCGACGGACTGGGCGCGATCGCCAGCCCTCGAATCCTCCAATTGCTACTAGGCCTGGAGCAGGTCCAGGACCTGCCGACCGCCCGGGATCAGGTCATCGCCCTCGACCGAGAGGCGAGGGACGAGCTGCCGATCCTCCCGCTCTGGCAACTCCAGGAGCACTACGCGTGGCGCACCCGATTGACCGGCCCGGCCGAGGAGGCCGACGCCCTCTACGAGGGGATCGAGTCGTGGACCATCGAACCCTGGTTCGAGCCGGACGAGCGCTGA
- a CDS encoding S41 family peptidase, producing MTRPRTFALGMIALAALAACPGRATAQTKLLRFPDLHGDTVVFTYAGDLWTAPVSGGLARRLTAHPGLELFAKFSPDGSQIAFTGQYDGDEQVYVVPSTGGEPRRLTHYPARGPLPPRWGYDNQVYGWDPDGSSVLFRSMRDGFDLTDTRLYTVPSSGGLPEPLPMPVSGGGDLSPDGEKVVYSPLTRDFRSWKRYEGGWAQDLYVFDLDSAAISPVSHSDRTERDPMWIGDAIYFASDRSGTLNLYEFDIATGETTAITEEEVWDVRWPSKADDSRIIFEKAGELSVLDLDSGEANAIAINVPHDALAGRPQRVDASDVLEDFELSPKGERALFVARGDVFSAPIEHGPTRNLTRSPGAHDRAARWSPDGAEVLFLSDRSGEEELYLIAQDGLGEPTQLTTGGEARKLNPVWSPDGSRVAFAEQDGKIFVLTVESKEVVEIADEAEGESLDYAWSPDGNWLAFSLSDPTDYRSLYIWGVEDGEARRVTGEMFNEYGPSWDPEGNYLYYLSDRDYAPQISSIEWNYALDREVGIFAMALRKDVKNPFPPEIDEVTIEEEPEEGEGDDEKDEDEDEGQDSDDEDQDEESDEGEDESGEGEDGEAIKIDFDGLSSRSVRVPVPADNYSGLTAIEGHLLYARSGAFFYGRDSEDPTTLVVYSVEDREATDLAEDIQGHALSLDGKKVLVQSGGGFSMLDANPGGKDSAKPVSTDGLRVDRVPSEEWPQIFDEVWRRYRDYFYVENMHGYDWEALRDRYRPLLYHVGHRSDLNYVISEMIAELNVGHAYITGGDYEVPDRPSVALLGCRFELDEEAGRYRISEIFEGQNEEETYRSPLTEVGVDVDEGDYLLSIDGVDLTADRNPFELLRDKAGSPITLEVADGPNREEARTVTVQPRSSEAELIYLAWVEGNRREVAEATGGKVGYIHIPDMGANGLREFIKTYYPQIRKQGLVVDVRNNGGGNVSQMLIERLDRRLLGTRFSRNGDRAGTYPEAVFHGHMACLINSNSASDGDIFPARFRAAGLGPLIGKRSWGGVIGITDHGPLIDGGGVNVPEFGTNDVDGSWIIEGYGVEPDIEVDNDPASVIAGKDPQLERGIAEVLDAIEADPRRLPERPAPPVKLD from the coding sequence ATGACGCGACCCCGGACCTTCGCCCTCGGGATGATTGCCCTCGCCGCCCTCGCGGCGTGTCCCGGCCGGGCGACGGCGCAGACCAAGCTCCTCCGGTTCCCGGACCTCCACGGCGACACCGTCGTCTTCACCTATGCCGGAGACCTCTGGACCGCCCCCGTCTCCGGGGGCCTCGCCCGTCGTCTGACCGCCCATCCCGGCCTGGAGCTGTTCGCCAAGTTCTCCCCCGACGGCTCCCAGATCGCCTTCACCGGCCAGTATGACGGCGACGAGCAGGTCTACGTTGTTCCCAGCACCGGGGGGGAGCCGAGGCGGCTGACCCACTACCCGGCACGAGGACCGTTGCCCCCCCGATGGGGCTACGACAATCAAGTCTATGGCTGGGACCCCGACGGCTCCTCCGTGCTCTTCCGTTCGATGAGGGACGGCTTCGACCTGACCGACACCCGGCTCTACACCGTCCCCTCCTCCGGGGGCCTCCCCGAGCCGTTGCCGATGCCCGTCTCCGGGGGCGGCGACCTCTCCCCGGACGGCGAGAAGGTCGTCTACTCCCCGCTGACCCGGGATTTCCGCTCCTGGAAGCGCTATGAGGGGGGATGGGCCCAGGACCTCTACGTCTTCGACCTCGACTCGGCCGCGATCTCGCCCGTCTCCCACTCCGATCGGACCGAGCGCGACCCCATGTGGATCGGCGACGCGATCTACTTCGCCTCCGACCGCTCCGGCACGCTCAACCTCTACGAGTTCGACATCGCCACCGGCGAAACGACCGCGATCACCGAGGAGGAGGTCTGGGACGTCCGATGGCCGAGCAAGGCCGACGATTCCCGGATCATCTTCGAGAAGGCGGGGGAGCTGAGCGTCCTCGACCTGGACTCGGGCGAGGCGAATGCGATCGCGATCAACGTCCCGCACGATGCCCTCGCCGGGCGGCCGCAACGGGTCGACGCCTCCGACGTGCTGGAGGACTTCGAGCTGAGCCCCAAGGGGGAGCGGGCCCTGTTCGTGGCCCGGGGAGACGTCTTCAGCGCCCCCATCGAGCACGGACCGACCCGCAACCTCACCCGGTCCCCCGGCGCCCACGACCGGGCCGCCCGATGGTCGCCCGACGGGGCCGAGGTCCTCTTCCTGTCCGACCGATCGGGCGAGGAGGAACTTTACCTCATCGCGCAGGACGGCCTCGGCGAGCCCACGCAACTGACGACCGGCGGCGAGGCCCGGAAGCTCAACCCGGTCTGGTCCCCAGACGGATCTCGGGTCGCCTTCGCCGAGCAAGACGGGAAAATCTTCGTCCTGACCGTGGAGTCCAAGGAAGTGGTCGAGATCGCCGACGAGGCCGAGGGCGAATCGCTCGATTACGCCTGGTCGCCCGACGGCAACTGGCTCGCGTTCAGCCTCAGCGACCCGACCGATTATCGATCGCTCTACATCTGGGGCGTCGAAGATGGTGAGGCGCGACGGGTCACCGGCGAGATGTTCAATGAGTACGGCCCCTCCTGGGATCCGGAGGGCAACTATCTCTATTACCTCAGCGACCGCGACTACGCCCCCCAGATCTCCAGCATCGAATGGAACTACGCCCTCGACCGAGAGGTCGGCATCTTCGCGATGGCCCTGCGCAAGGACGTCAAGAATCCCTTCCCCCCCGAGATCGACGAGGTGACGATCGAGGAGGAGCCCGAGGAGGGCGAGGGCGACGACGAGAAGGACGAGGACGAGGATGAAGGCCAGGACTCGGACGACGAGGACCAGGATGAGGAGTCGGACGAGGGTGAGGACGAGTCGGGGGAGGGCGAGGATGGGGAGGCGATCAAGATCGACTTCGACGGCCTCTCCTCCCGATCCGTCAGGGTCCCCGTCCCGGCGGACAACTACTCCGGCCTGACCGCCATCGAGGGCCACCTGCTCTACGCGCGGTCCGGGGCGTTCTTCTACGGGAGGGACTCCGAGGATCCGACGACCCTGGTCGTCTACTCGGTCGAGGACCGCGAGGCGACCGACCTGGCCGAGGACATTCAGGGTCATGCCCTTTCACTCGATGGGAAGAAGGTCCTCGTGCAGTCGGGAGGCGGATTCTCGATGCTCGACGCCAACCCAGGCGGCAAGGATTCCGCCAAGCCCGTCTCGACGGACGGCCTGAGGGTCGATCGCGTCCCGTCGGAGGAATGGCCACAGATCTTCGACGAGGTCTGGCGCCGCTACCGCGACTATTTCTACGTCGAAAACATGCACGGATACGACTGGGAGGCGCTCCGAGACCGCTACCGTCCCCTGCTCTACCACGTCGGCCACCGCTCGGACCTGAACTACGTCATCAGCGAGATGATCGCCGAGCTGAACGTCGGCCACGCCTACATCACCGGCGGGGATTACGAGGTCCCCGACCGGCCGAGCGTGGCCCTGCTCGGATGCCGGTTCGAGCTGGACGAGGAGGCCGGGCGGTACCGGATCTCGGAGATCTTCGAGGGCCAGAACGAGGAGGAAACGTACCGGTCTCCGCTCACGGAAGTCGGGGTGGACGTCGACGAGGGGGATTACCTCCTGTCGATCGACGGCGTCGACCTGACCGCCGACCGCAACCCCTTCGAGCTGCTCCGGGACAAGGCCGGATCGCCGATCACGCTGGAGGTCGCCGATGGGCCCAATCGGGAGGAGGCCCGCACCGTCACCGTCCAACCCCGATCGAGCGAGGCGGAACTGATCTACCTGGCCTGGGTGGAAGGGAATCGCCGGGAGGTCGCCGAGGCGACGGGCGGCAAGGTCGGCTACATCCACATCCCGGACATGGGGGCGAACGGCCTCCGGGAGTTCATCAAGACGTACTACCCGCAGATCCGCAAGCAGGGCCTCGTGGTGGACGTCCGCAACAACGGCGGGGGGAACGTCTCGCAGATGCTCATCGAGCGGCTCGACCGGAGGCTCCTGGGCACCCGATTCAGCCGGAACGGCGACCGAGCGGGCACGTACCCGGAGGCGGTCTTCCACGGCCACATGGCCTGCCTGATCAACTCCAACAGCGCCTCCGACGGCGACATCTTCCCGGCCCGCTTCCGGGCCGCCGGGCTCGGTCCGCTGATCGGCAAGCGATCCTGGGGAGGCGTGATCGGCATCACCGATCACGGACCCCTGATCGACGGCGGCGGGGTGAACGTGCCCGAGTTCGGGACCAACGACGTCGACGGCTCCTGGATCATCGAAGGCTATGGGGTCGAGCCCGACATCGAGGTCGACAACGACCCGGCCTCCGTCATCGCCGGGAAGGACCCGCAGCTCGAACGCGGCATCGCCGAGGTGCTCGACGCGATCGAGGCCGATCCCAGGCGCCTGCCCGAGCGGCCGGCACCCCCGGTGAAGCTCGATTGA
- a CDS encoding glucose-6-phosphate dehydrogenase assembly protein OpcA, whose protein sequence is MSSSPTEAFYEGRGIPVELAQVEDTLDRLWGPAAEKAGGPELDDPAVTRVVLANVVIASLGPDHPGLDATIGAITERYPSRLIVLRSSGDPGRHLDAEVSAQCHLPSPGRPQVCSEVIILRASPEGRDLLPGAVRSLRESDLHSVLWWCGDPREASNLFDELSEGSTRVLLDLPDPSGDPAALAWANEVDPAHRVRDLAWFGLTPWRERVADLFDPPATGELGRVASIRIRAQAESTGRPPRAAAWLVAWLAGQLGWEPVGSPRVGGAGRIEATLRKPGGEVSVRIESEASPDCRRPRIVSVELGLPCDSRPGGGVRVERSGSETCEVHIALADRTEPAFPRFVVAPEYDATKLVAAALLTDRNDPPYRRALPIALWLLGR, encoded by the coding sequence ATGTCGTCGAGCCCGACCGAAGCGTTCTACGAGGGCCGGGGGATCCCGGTCGAGCTGGCCCAGGTCGAGGACACCCTGGATCGACTCTGGGGCCCCGCGGCCGAGAAGGCCGGGGGGCCGGAACTGGACGACCCGGCCGTGACCCGGGTGGTGCTGGCCAACGTGGTGATCGCGTCGCTCGGCCCCGATCATCCCGGGCTGGATGCGACGATCGGCGCGATCACCGAGCGTTACCCCTCCCGACTGATCGTCCTGCGATCGTCGGGCGATCCCGGGAGGCACCTGGACGCGGAGGTTTCGGCCCAGTGCCACCTCCCCTCCCCCGGCCGCCCCCAGGTCTGCAGCGAGGTCATCATCCTCCGCGCGAGCCCGGAAGGTCGGGATCTCCTCCCCGGCGCGGTCCGCTCGCTGAGGGAGTCTGATCTCCACTCGGTCCTCTGGTGGTGCGGCGATCCCCGGGAGGCGTCAAACCTGTTCGACGAGTTGTCGGAGGGGTCGACACGAGTCCTCCTCGACCTGCCCGATCCCTCGGGCGATCCGGCCGCGTTGGCCTGGGCGAATGAGGTCGACCCGGCCCATCGCGTCCGGGACCTCGCCTGGTTCGGCCTCACCCCCTGGCGCGAGCGCGTCGCCGACCTGTTCGACCCGCCTGCCACCGGAGAGCTCGGCCGGGTCGCCTCGATCCGGATCCGGGCCCAGGCCGAGTCGACCGGGCGGCCCCCGAGGGCGGCGGCCTGGCTCGTCGCCTGGCTCGCCGGGCAACTCGGCTGGGAGCCGGTCGGATCGCCCCGGGTGGGAGGCGCCGGCCGGATCGAGGCGACGCTCCGGAAGCCAGGAGGGGAGGTCTCGGTGCGGATCGAGTCCGAGGCGAGTCCGGACTGCCGGCGTCCCCGAATCGTCTCGGTCGAGCTGGGACTCCCCTGCGATTCCAGGCCCGGCGGGGGCGTCCGCGTCGAGCGATCCGGATCCGAAACCTGCGAGGTGCACATCGCCCTGGCCGACCGCACCGAGCCGGCCTTCCCCCGGTTCGTAGTGGCGCCGGAGTACGACGCCACGAAGCTGGTCGCCGCGGCGTTACTCACCGACCGGAACGACCCCCCCTACCGCCGGGCCCTGCCGATCGCCCTCTGGCTGCTCGGCCGCTGA
- a CDS encoding DUF6807 domain-containing protein, which translates to MVCRLRWAPVLLVALASPAAIAGEPKLVIRGIGLDLGETPVFAPVDAPDLEPGPFLLRRADGGGPTIAAQVVRDGELTAIAAVLPSLGADEVAEFELAHADPASSGADEGVRIEPEGRDLRVTIDGELFTVYRGDDGPKPYFYPVIGPTGSPITRAYPMADVEGEDRDHPHQRSFWFTHGDVDGTDFWASDPLNRPNPKFGTIEEADRPTVVEGPVVGIIRTSNAWKSPTGDLLCTDDRSWRTYDTEGARIIDFDVTINAGDGPVTFGDTKEGMFGLRLASSMNVRNETGGRITNAEGITDLDAWGKASPWVDYAGPVGGETLGVAILNHPDSFRYPTTWHVRDYGLFAANPFGYGDFKYGGGEGAHTIPAGKSIRFRYRVILHEGDTEQSDIGRAFRAYASPPQFEVVSSE; encoded by the coding sequence ATGGTTTGTCGCCTTCGATGGGCGCCCGTGCTGCTGGTCGCGCTCGCCTCCCCGGCCGCGATCGCCGGCGAGCCCAAGCTGGTCATCCGGGGTATCGGGCTCGACCTCGGGGAGACCCCCGTGTTCGCCCCGGTCGACGCCCCAGACCTCGAACCCGGTCCGTTCCTGCTCCGAAGGGCCGACGGAGGCGGTCCGACGATCGCCGCCCAGGTCGTCCGAGACGGCGAGCTGACGGCGATCGCCGCGGTCCTGCCGTCCCTCGGTGCCGACGAGGTCGCGGAGTTCGAGCTCGCCCACGCCGACCCCGCCTCGTCGGGGGCGGACGAGGGCGTCCGGATCGAACCCGAGGGCCGAGACCTCCGCGTGACCATCGACGGCGAACTCTTCACCGTCTACCGGGGGGACGACGGCCCGAAGCCATACTTCTACCCCGTGATCGGGCCGACCGGCTCCCCGATCACCCGGGCCTATCCCATGGCCGACGTCGAGGGCGAGGACCGCGACCACCCCCACCAGCGATCGTTCTGGTTCACCCACGGCGATGTGGACGGGACGGATTTCTGGGCCTCCGACCCCCTGAATCGCCCGAACCCGAAGTTCGGGACGATCGAGGAGGCCGATCGCCCGACGGTGGTCGAGGGACCGGTGGTCGGCATCATCCGGACCAGCAACGCCTGGAAGTCCCCGACCGGAGACCTCCTCTGCACCGACGATCGTTCCTGGCGGACCTACGACACTGAAGGCGCCCGGATCATCGACTTCGACGTGACCATCAATGCCGGTGACGGCCCCGTCACCTTCGGCGACACGAAGGAGGGCATGTTCGGCCTCCGCCTGGCATCGAGCATGAACGTGAGGAATGAGACCGGGGGCCGGATCACCAACGCCGAGGGGATCACCGATTTGGACGCCTGGGGCAAGGCCTCCCCCTGGGTCGATTACGCCGGGCCGGTCGGGGGCGAGACGCTCGGCGTGGCGATCCTCAATCACCCCGACAGCTTCCGATACCCGACCACCTGGCACGTCCGGGACTACGGCCTCTTCGCGGCCAACCCGTTCGGCTACGGCGACTTCAAGTACGGCGGCGGGGAAGGAGCCCATACCATCCCCGCGGGCAAGTCGATCCGGTTCCGTTATCGGGTGATCCTGCACGAGGGCGACACCGAACAGTCCGACATCGGCCGGGCCTTCCGAGCCTACGCCTCGCCTCCCCAGTTCGAGGTCGTCTCGTCCGAATGA
- a CDS encoding 5-formyltetrahydrofolate cyclo-ligase, which yields MSNADPARGAKRRLRREVVGRILAMDPTDRRREEEALGRLFPGLPGLDSAEVLLLYLAHLPEEFETRGMVQWAREQGKAVACPRVDREARLLRLHLVEDLERDLEPGPFGIPEPSPGTSVVEPGAVDWALVPGIAFDPRGYRIGRGAGYYDRLLPTLRPEAPRYSLVLDLQWIDQVPDEPHDQRVDGVVGVARRSLLPRGPR from the coding sequence GTGTCCAACGCCGACCCGGCCCGAGGGGCGAAGCGGAGGCTCCGACGCGAGGTCGTGGGCCGGATCCTGGCGATGGATCCCACCGATCGGCGACGGGAGGAGGAGGCGCTCGGACGGCTCTTCCCGGGGCTCCCCGGCCTCGACTCGGCCGAAGTATTGCTGCTGTACCTCGCCCACCTGCCCGAGGAGTTCGAGACTCGGGGCATGGTTCAATGGGCTCGGGAGCAGGGCAAGGCGGTCGCCTGCCCCCGGGTCGACCGGGAGGCCCGCCTGCTCCGCCTGCACCTCGTGGAGGACCTGGAACGTGACCTTGAGCCGGGGCCGTTCGGGATCCCCGAGCCGTCCCCGGGGACCTCGGTCGTCGAGCCGGGTGCCGTCGACTGGGCCCTCGTCCCCGGGATCGCGTTCGACCCCCGAGGGTATCGGATCGGCCGGGGGGCCGGCTATTACGACCGGCTCCTCCCCACCCTCCGCCCCGAGGCACCCCGATACTCGCTGGTCCTCGATCTCCAGTGGATCGACCAGGTCCCGGACGAGCCGCACGACCAGCGGGTCGACGGCGTCGTTGGAGTGGCCCGTCGCTCCCTGCTCCCTCGGGGTCCTCGGTGA
- a CDS encoding UvrB/UvrC motif-containing protein, whose product MSRDITPILAGWDHDPDEFQVRIVSGLDGRDKLQMRLDLGLLQMELSGRPDGDRPFGVESLLDFHESRAREFDSDGEPYGLDASDCEELMREGIQYYHRYVALFHLGRYDLVARDTERNLKLFDFVRSHAARDRDKAAFDQYRPYVTMMRARALAQQAVDRGAHRDAMRRIDEGITAIKAFYREHKQQEKLAGCQELILLRELRREIDRGREVDPVERLDDQLRNAVAREDYEEAARIRDQIRRLQDGVAASRSDPDPSP is encoded by the coding sequence TTGAGCAGGGACATCACGCCGATCCTGGCCGGATGGGACCACGACCCCGACGAGTTCCAGGTCCGGATCGTCTCGGGCCTAGACGGCCGGGACAAGCTGCAGATGAGACTCGACCTCGGGCTGCTCCAGATGGAGCTTTCCGGGAGGCCCGACGGCGACCGACCCTTCGGGGTCGAGTCGCTCCTGGACTTCCACGAGTCCCGGGCCCGGGAATTCGACTCGGACGGGGAGCCCTACGGCCTGGATGCCTCGGATTGCGAGGAGTTGATGCGGGAGGGCATCCAGTACTACCACCGCTACGTCGCCCTGTTCCACCTCGGCCGATACGACCTCGTCGCCCGGGACACCGAGCGGAACCTGAAGCTCTTCGACTTCGTCCGGTCCCACGCGGCCCGGGACCGGGACAAGGCGGCCTTCGACCAGTACCGCCCCTATGTCACGATGATGCGGGCCAGGGCCCTGGCCCAGCAGGCCGTCGATCGGGGCGCCCACCGCGACGCGATGCGACGGATCGACGAGGGGATCACCGCGATCAAGGCCTTCTACCGCGAGCACAAGCAGCAGGAGAAGCTCGCCGGTTGCCAGGAGCTGATCCTCCTGAGAGAGTTGCGCCGGGAGATCGATCGCGGCCGGGAGGTCGACCCGGTCGAGCGGCTCGACGACCAGCTCCGCAACGCGGTCGCCAGGGAAGATTATGAAGAAGCGGCGCGGATCCGGGATCAGATTCGTCGCCTCCAGGACGGGGTCGCCGCCAGCCGATCGGATCCCGACCCCTCCCCTTGA